A single genomic interval of Chrysemys picta bellii isolate R12L10 chromosome 8, ASM1138683v2, whole genome shotgun sequence harbors:
- the LOC135973082 gene encoding mediator of RNA polymerase II transcription subunit 15-like — protein sequence MESSQDRKRAPAWTEREVRDLLAIWGDEAVIAELRSSKRNGKVLEKISKAMKDRGHNRDTQQCRVKIKELRQAYHKAREANGRSGAEPQTCRYYAELHAILGGAATTTPTVCYDSLTGETHREDGSGNEEDDDGGTVGSSQQQGSGETGFPNSQDMFVTLDLEPVTPELTQDPQGTQETSVANVSPSQRLVNIRKRKRRTRDEMFTELQMSAQADRAQQNAWRQSMSEMRKAQYEREERWRAESREEQSKWRAEDDRWRQLADRRQEAMLRLLEHQTDMLERMVELQERQQEQRPPLQPLCNQQPSSPSSIASSPRRPRTRWGGLRPPSHSTPDDRPSIRRLAFNKS from the exons atggagtcctcccaggatcgcaaaagagctccagcatggaccgaacgggaggtacgagatctgctcgccatatggggagatgaagcagtgatagctgaactccgtagcagtaaaagaaatggaaaagtattagaaaagatctccaaggccatgaaggaccgaggccataacagggacacacagcagtgccgcgtgaaaattaaggagctacggcaagcttaccacaaagccagagaagcaaacggaaggtccggggcagagccgcaaacttgccgctactacgcggagctgcatgcgatcctagggggtgcagccaccactaccccaaccgtgtgctatgactctctcactggagaaacacacagggaagacggttcggggaacgaggaagatgacgatggaggtactgtaggtagctcacagcagcaaggaagcggagaaaccggtttccccaacagccaggatatgtttgtgaccctggacctggaaccagtaacccccgaactcacccaagaccctcagggcacacaggagacctctg ttgcaaatgtttctccttcgcagaggctcgtgaacattagaaagagaaaacgtaggacgagggacgagatgttcacggagctgcagatgtccgcccaggctgatagagcacagcagaatgcgtggaggcagtcaatgtcggagatgagaaaagcccaatatgaacgagaggagaggtggcgggctgaatcgcgggaagaacagagcaagtggcgggctgaagacgataggtggcgtcagcttgcagacagacggcaagaggcaatgctccgtctgctggagcatcaaactgatatgctcgagcgtatggttgagttgcaggaaaggcagcaggagcagagaccgccgctacagcccctgtgtaaccaacagccctcctccccaagttccatagcctcctcaccaagacgcccaagaacacggtgggggggcctccgtccacccagtcactccaccccagatgatcgcccaagcatcagaaggctggccttcaataagagttaa